Proteins found in one Nostoc sp. NIES-3756 genomic segment:
- a CDS encoding caspase family protein encodes MNNPTNENSDLERKLVPVVTEIKPVEQGRSLVVVIGINEYAHWQKLKNAVQDAIGIQQTLIDKLGFSAPISPLINEAATKLAITSLIEDQLRDELQGDDNLVLFFAGHGHTRVDKIDGKIVGETGFIVPVEARGPKEVWGDYIQIDPLLQSISRLPARHILVILDSCHSGFALGEAMKSTRDAVRYEKDLSSRISRKVITSARREQLALDGGPIPGHSLFTGTLVDGFNWGKADLDGNGLITSSELGLFIQQQVAQASQSNQTPDFGSFYFDDRGEMVISLRNQSFDALKARAFSALQKGELTIFSELVEQLSKLRPSSPEVLYLEYRLTLYQNDMKRAFEIIDTLSNLRFPNGTIPLSDNDIWNLNSQFPCWVSVLSLKDTVEFPLDIEFLIGKEDYNLAIAQKEAIGELEGYLVQTNDIIQLKIQNHTNSLLHIYMIELSSEGRFTPVPLFRSMSLMMNGLQLGEPQLSYPLKENAGAGICTLRLFASKNQLEFFLFPPSAKGRSAFYDSLSDEDLAGLSVKTIYYSITSRVKGLKE; translated from the coding sequence ATGAATAACCCAACAAACGAAAACTCTGACCTCGAACGCAAGCTTGTACCTGTGGTTACTGAAATTAAACCTGTCGAGCAAGGGCGATCGCTTGTTGTGGTAATTGGCATCAATGAATATGCCCACTGGCAAAAACTCAAGAATGCAGTTCAAGATGCGATCGGTATCCAACAAACGCTTATTGACAAGCTGGGATTCTCAGCACCGATATCTCCATTGATCAATGAAGCAGCAACCAAGTTAGCAATCACATCTCTGATTGAGGATCAGCTTCGTGACGAATTACAGGGAGATGATAACTTAGTGCTGTTCTTTGCAGGGCATGGGCATACCCGTGTTGACAAAATAGACGGCAAGATTGTTGGGGAAACTGGGTTTATCGTTCCAGTAGAAGCACGAGGGCCAAAGGAAGTTTGGGGTGATTATATTCAAATTGATCCACTCCTTCAGTCCATCAGCAGACTTCCTGCAAGGCACATCCTTGTCATTCTCGATTCTTGCCACAGTGGTTTCGCTTTGGGTGAAGCGATGAAAAGCACCCGGGATGCAGTTCGCTACGAAAAAGACCTTAGCAGTCGGATCAGTCGCAAAGTGATTACCTCTGCTCGACGGGAACAACTTGCACTGGATGGGGGCCCTATTCCTGGTCACTCACTATTTACTGGCACATTAGTTGATGGTTTCAACTGGGGCAAAGCAGATTTAGATGGAAATGGACTGATAACTTCTTCAGAATTAGGATTGTTTATTCAGCAGCAGGTAGCACAAGCTTCCCAATCGAATCAAACACCGGACTTTGGATCATTTTACTTTGATGATCGAGGTGAAATGGTAATTTCACTGCGGAATCAAAGTTTTGATGCTCTTAAAGCACGGGCTTTTTCAGCACTTCAAAAAGGTGAACTTACTATATTTTCGGAACTTGTTGAGCAGCTAAGTAAGCTCAGACCCTCTAGCCCTGAAGTGTTGTACTTGGAGTACAGATTGACACTTTATCAAAATGATATGAAGCGTGCATTTGAGATTATTGATACTCTTTCAAACCTTAGGTTTCCTAACGGGACAATTCCCCTATCAGATAATGATATTTGGAATCTCAATAGCCAATTTCCTTGTTGGGTATCAGTTCTTTCTTTGAAAGATACCGTTGAATTTCCCCTAGATATTGAGTTCTTAATTGGTAAAGAGGACTATAATCTTGCAATTGCACAAAAAGAGGCTATAGGAGAATTGGAAGGTTATTTAGTTCAGACTAATGACATTATCCAGTTAAAAATCCAAAACCATACCAACAGCTTACTACATATTTACATGATAGAGCTGTCTTCTGAAGGCCGCTTTACACCTGTTCCCTTGTTCCGAAGCATGAGTTTAATGATGAATGGGTTACAACTAGGAGAACCCCAGTTAAGCTATCCTCTCAAGGAAAATGCCGGGGCAGGTATATGCACGCTGCGTCTGTTTGCTTCAAAAAATCAGCTCGAATTTTTTCTTTTCCCCCCTTCTGCTAAAGGTCGATCTGCCTTTTATGACTCGCTTAGTGATGAAGATTTAGCAGGTTTGAGCGTAAAAACAATTTACTACAGTATCACCAGTAGAGTGAAGGGTTTAAAGGAATAA
- a CDS encoding GUN4 domain-containing protein, with product MTKKMKNILIIAANPPTTSRLRLEQEIRDVEEAIRRSRFREQFKVEIRVAVRPIDIQRALLDIEPQIVHFCGHGEGKSGLVLEDVAGLPKFVSAEALSSLFKLFANSVECVLLNACYSEVQADAIVQHINYVIGMNQEIRDDAAIAFAVGFYDALGAGKSVEFAYELGCVAIQTAIHKNTTGDRKLIPVDVVGKSRIIEEHLKPVLKRKRLTFDYTRLEDLLKTGCWKEADQETFTIMLTIADCEAKQYLDVEDIQKFPSEDLKTIDNLWRTHSNSHFGFSVQNEIWKSKEINGNPHSGVKTFRAFGDYVGWRMKYTIDGKEDYKWRDYNSMLFSLKAPKGHLPWGGWGDPGKFKRWRLGYLFACFD from the coding sequence ATGACTAAAAAAATGAAAAATATTTTAATTATTGCAGCTAACCCTCCTACTACCTCCCGATTACGCTTAGAGCAGGAAATACGGGATGTTGAAGAAGCGATTCGGCGATCGCGTTTTCGTGAGCAGTTTAAAGTGGAAATTAGAGTTGCTGTGCGTCCGATTGACATCCAACGCGCTTTACTTGACATTGAACCTCAGATTGTTCATTTCTGCGGTCATGGAGAAGGAAAATCAGGGCTAGTTCTGGAAGATGTAGCTGGTCTGCCAAAGTTTGTTAGTGCCGAAGCACTATCGAGCTTATTTAAGCTTTTTGCTAACAGTGTTGAATGTGTATTGTTAAATGCTTGCTATTCTGAGGTTCAGGCAGATGCAATTGTTCAGCATATTAACTATGTCATTGGCATGAATCAGGAAATTCGAGATGATGCGGCGATCGCATTTGCAGTTGGCTTTTATGATGCTCTTGGGGCAGGAAAGTCGGTTGAATTTGCCTATGAGCTAGGTTGTGTTGCCATTCAAACTGCTATACATAAGAATACAACAGGCGATCGGAAATTAATACCAGTTGATGTAGTTGGTAAAAGTCGAATCATTGAGGAACATTTGAAACCAGTTTTAAAGAGGAAAAGACTGACCTTTGATTACACCAGATTGGAAGACCTTTTGAAAACGGGATGTTGGAAGGAAGCCGATCAAGAAACGTTTACTATTATGCTAACAATTGCTGACTGTGAGGCTAAACAATACCTGGATGTAGAAGATATTCAAAAATTCCCGTCTGAGGATTTGAAAACTATCGATAACCTGTGGAGAACCCATAGCAATAGCCATTTTGGGTTCAGTGTTCAAAATGAAATTTGGAAGAGTAAAGAAATTAACGGCAATCCCCATTCAGGCGTGAAAACATTTCGCGCTTTTGGTGACTATGTAGGATGGCGAATGAAATATACTATAGATGGCAAAGAAGACTATAAGTGGCGAGATTACAATAGTATGCTATTTAGCCTCAAAGCTCCTAAAGGACATTTACCTTGGGGAGGATGGGGCGATCCAGGAAAGTTCAAACGCTGGCGACTTGGCTATCTATTTGCCTGCTTTGATTAA
- a CDS encoding gasdermin gives MATCKDQAIDHLNQLGYNAIKLPREGITPLTILSRDPKTSISSIYGNVTDIIADPVPTLPKVFENLQAGTISGIRTNKLELKFGISILNDLLSALGGKSAGIESVFGKASTIEFEYENVQYDTVMPASVTKFLRGANPSIEQDFIPQFNEQGEAYIIIDVLKSNSFGIRLYQDSERGIDINIDALKNVIGLSSKISVEKKVDTKISFNGSQALGFGFKACPIWVETVGGVSRFKLNPNTNQNVALRGPTESTAEPTLDDEYELTPVLIAPNQLIELA, from the coding sequence ATGGCGACTTGCAAAGACCAAGCGATTGACCACTTAAACCAACTTGGATATAACGCAATTAAACTTCCGAGAGAGGGAATTACGCCATTAACTATTTTATCCCGTGATCCTAAGACTTCAATTTCAAGTATTTATGGTAATGTTACAGATATAATCGCCGATCCCGTTCCAACTCTTCCCAAAGTTTTTGAAAATCTTCAAGCAGGAACAATTAGTGGAATAAGAACAAATAAGTTAGAGTTGAAATTTGGTATTTCAATTCTTAACGATCTCTTATCGGCATTGGGTGGAAAAAGCGCAGGTATAGAATCAGTTTTTGGTAAAGCTTCTACAATCGAGTTTGAATATGAAAATGTTCAGTATGACACTGTTATGCCTGCTTCTGTTACTAAATTCTTGAGGGGGGCGAATCCTTCAATCGAGCAAGACTTTATTCCTCAATTTAATGAACAAGGTGAAGCTTACATCATTATCGATGTTCTTAAATCTAACTCTTTTGGTATTAGACTTTATCAGGACAGTGAGCGAGGAATAGACATTAATATCGATGCTCTTAAAAATGTAATTGGATTAAGTTCAAAAATTTCTGTGGAAAAAAAGGTAGATACAAAAATCTCCTTTAATGGCAGCCAAGCTCTCGGTTTCGGCTTTAAAGCTTGTCCAATTTGGGTAGAAACTGTTGGTGGAGTTTCAAGATTTAAGTTGAACCCTAATACAAACCAAAATGTAGCCCTTAGAGGCCCCACAGAATCTACGGCTGAACCAACTTTAGATGATGAGTATGAATTAACGCCAGTTTTGATTGCTCCCAATCAATTGATAGAATTGGCATAA
- a CDS encoding plasmid partition protein ParG, whose translation MHISITNDLKKRFHATCVMQGKKMSQVVIELIEQWLESNEVKQAGEIKRL comes from the coding sequence ATGCACATTAGCATCACGAATGATTTGAAGAAGCGGTTCCATGCCACCTGTGTTATGCAGGGTAAGAAAATGAGCCAAGTAGTAATTGAGCTAATCGAGCAATGGCTCGAAAGCAACGAGGTTAAGCAAGCTGGGGAGATAAAGAGGCTATAG
- a CDS encoding CHAT domain-containing protein, whose translation MVQTILILTANPQGTSQLRLDQEVRDIEEGLHRAKNRDQFVVESMFAVRPRDIQRAMLDINPSIVHFSGHGTGDEGLVFEEETGSTELVDREALAGLFELFAQTVECVVLNGCYSEVQAHAIAQHINYVIGMKQAIGDKAAIEFAVGFYDALGAGRDVEFAHKLGCAAIRLAGIPEQLTPVLKKKPNIEKMVSIEEQPPVTNKPAPEELNDSDREILTELLIRSGRVEYSARKALCIRIGIESSQLGFLTQSTDADFALQLISHLHNTDDKQALGKICKELQVVFKRGKYAPDLESIKSKLKA comes from the coding sequence ATGGTGCAAACAATCTTAATTTTGACAGCAAATCCTCAAGGCACTTCACAACTACGTTTAGATCAGGAGGTGCGAGATATTGAAGAAGGATTACATCGGGCAAAAAACCGCGATCAGTTTGTTGTAGAATCAATGTTTGCAGTGAGACCGAGGGACATCCAGCGAGCTATGCTGGATATCAATCCTTCTATTGTTCACTTTTCTGGGCATGGAACAGGGGATGAAGGTTTGGTATTTGAAGAGGAAACAGGTTCGACAGAGCTAGTTGATAGAGAAGCTTTAGCGGGACTGTTTGAACTGTTTGCACAGACTGTTGAGTGTGTTGTTCTTAACGGCTGTTATTCCGAAGTGCAAGCACATGCGATCGCACAACACATTAATTATGTCATTGGCATGAAACAGGCGATCGGCGATAAAGCAGCAATTGAATTTGCTGTAGGTTTTTACGACGCTTTAGGAGCAGGACGAGACGTTGAGTTTGCCCACAAATTAGGTTGCGCTGCAATTCGGTTGGCAGGTATTCCAGAGCAATTAACCCCGGTTCTGAAGAAGAAGCCAAATATCGAAAAGATGGTTTCTATTGAAGAACAGCCTCCAGTCACGAACAAACCTGCACCTGAAGAACTAAACGACTCTGACAGAGAAATACTTACAGAACTCTTAATACGTAGTGGACGTGTAGAATATTCGGCACGAAAAGCACTTTGTATAAGAATTGGAATTGAATCAAGTCAACTTGGATTTTTAACACAATCCACCGATGCTGACTTTGCCTTACAGCTAATTAGCCATTTGCATAATACAGATGATAAACAAGCTCTTGGGAAAATCTGCAAGGAACTTCAAGTTGTGTTTAAAAGAGGGAAATACGCACCTGATTTGGAAAGTATTAAATCAAAACTGAAAGCTTAA